One genomic segment of Brachionichthys hirsutus isolate HB-005 chromosome 13, CSIRO-AGI_Bhir_v1, whole genome shotgun sequence includes these proteins:
- the daxx gene encoding death domain-associated protein 6 has product MAVAPASMADQIIVLDDGDEEKTSKPSCSPSTPWSQPGAKSVSTKKDTHVLQAENNRLFAEFVEHCAAFTQDCPDVLLFLQTKYSKASPDYLSSVAFRNTLSSCLSRAQENCSKTFVYINELCTALRQHSTKRKQVVVMVEHVPRAAVSSSLQSPPVASTNKDEPDAERDGQNPAAEENQPSTSGLQGGRKDEAEPHAQKRANRKSRKQIAYLENLLKTYNDEIHRLQRSELSVADLASNESPYIQENQLKRKMMKIYETLCELKGCSTLTGRVIEQRIPYSGTRYPEINRKIERFINGAEARSNPPDYQDILQQVVRANDRHALLLTRKQMNQLAKEVFGYVGTCLQDRRHQDMVYNFGSHLTDAYDPASDPARKDASLQRKLKSNREVAVTQLEEVITKYAVQQEDSEPDRSKRQQKNKKQEEEGHKSEKEEEEVEDDNEEEEEEEGEEEDEEDDSSEPDIEEELMASTQQDGPDDEDEDAAGDVAEQTGEDAGQEEPPGEPESVSVQRGDGLEEDEPEPPTNGLGPLSDESSSDISPLCDVPSTAHSASQSEPTQTADRDPLSNGSLGELPKPVEPHDNGVATTAADGAPASPLAATPPNGTPMPGWSGTLRSQKRKRGEVASGNPSDSECTIVCDSEVGVPRGAGVANSSPPQGESTRANTPAQVLITSSPSTPPPKKNKVNVATQYDPQVIIVLSDSE; this is encoded by the exons TTCGTAGAGCACTGCGCTGCCTTCACCCAGGACTGCCCCGACGTCTTGCTGTTCCTCCAAACGAAATACTCCAAGGCCTCTCCTGACTACCTGTCGTCCGTGGCGTTTAGGAACACCTTGAGCAGCTGTCTGAGCCGCGCTCAGGAGAACTGTTCCAAAACCTTCGTCTACATCAATGAACTGTGCACCGCGCTCAGGCAGCACTCGACCAAGAGGAAGCAGGTGGTGGTCATGGTTGAACACGTGCCCCGCGCCGCCGTCTCGAGCTCTCTCCAGTCTCCTCCTGTCGCGTCGACCAATAAAGATGAGCCGGATGCAGAGAGGGACGGACAGAACCCGGCAGCGGAGGAGAATCAGCCTTCCACCTCGGGGCTGCAGGGGGGCCGCAAAGACGAGGCGGAGCCGCATGCGCAGAAAAGGGCAAACAGGAAATCCAGGAAACAG ATAGCATACCTGGAAAACCTCCTGAAGACATACAACGATGAGATCCACCGGCTGCAGCGGTCCGAGCTCAGCGTGGCCGACCTGGCGTCCAACGAGTCTCCGTACATCCAGGAGAACCAGCTCAAACGAAAG ATGATGAAGATTTATGAAACGCTGTGTGAACTAAAGGGCTGCAGCACGCTGACCGGCCGAGTCATTGAGCAGCGGATCCCCTACAGTGGCACCCGTTATCCTGAGATCAACAGGAAG ATTGAGCGCTTCATCAACGGCGCCGAAGCGCGGAGCAATCCACCAGATTACCAAGACATCCTGCAGCAGGTGGTCCGTGCCAACGATCGCCACGCGCTGCTCCTGACCAGGAAACAGATGAACCAGTTGGCTAAAGAGGTGTTTGGATATGTGGGGACGTGCTTGCAGGACAGACGCCACCAGGACATGGTGTACAACTTTGGCTCGCACCTGACTGACGCCTATGACCCTG CCTCGGACCCCGCTCGAAAGGACGCCTCCCTGCAAAGGAAGCTGAAATCAAACAGGGAGGTGGCCGTGACCCAACTGGAGGAGGTCATCACCAAGTACGCTGTCCAACAGGAGGACTCGGAGCCAGACAGGAGCAAAcgacagcagaaaaacaaaaaacaggaggaagag GGCCACAAatcagagaaagaagaagaggaggtagaGGATGataacgaggaggaggaggaggaggagggggaggaggaggatgaggaggatgactCGTCAGAGCCAGACATTGAGGAAGAGCTCATGGCCAGCACTCAGCAGGATGGACCAG acgatgaggatgaagacGCCGCCGGTGACGTGGCGGAACAAACGGGTGAAGACGCCGGCCAGGAGGAGCCGCCGGGCGAGCCAGAGAGCGTTTCTGTACAGCGGGGCGACGGCCTGGAGGAGGACGAGCCGGAGCCCCCCACGAACGGCCTCGGCCCTCTTTCTGACGAGAGCAGCTCCGACATTTCTCCGTTGTGTGACGTCCCATCGACTGCTCACAGCGCCAGCCAATCGGAGCCAACGCAGACTGCTGACCGGGACCCATTGTCCAATGGTAGCCTCGGTGAATTACCCAAGCCAGTGGAACCCCACGACAACGGCGTCGCCACGACGGCGGCCGATGGGGCGCCGGCGTCCCCCCTGGCAGCCACGCCTCCCAATGGAACGCCGATGCCCGGCTGGTCCGGAACGTTGAGGAGccagaagagaaagaggggCGAGGTGGCGTCGGGGAACCCCAGCGACTCGGAGTGCACGATCGTCTGCGACAG CGAGGTCGGCGTTCCCCGCGGTGCGGGCGTCGCTAACAGCAGTCCGCCACAGGGGGAGTCGACCCGAGCAAACACACCGGCCCAGGTGCTGATCACCAGCTCGCcatcaacgcccccccccaagaaaaacaAG GTCAACGTGGCCACGCAGTATGACCCGCAAGTGATCATCGTCCTGTCCGATTCggaatga
- the zbtb22b gene encoding zinc finger and BTB domain-containing protein 22b: MQSLPMEVGSSSSSSSSAAPRDPSGPVLQVCFPSARASVLDGLNRQREDGRLCDLSIHVQGRVFRAHRCVLAASSPYFHDQVLLKDMSSVSIPAAMDPLAFEGVLSCAYTGELRMLREDVVNYLTVGSVLQMWDIVDKCTELLKEGRAGAAGGASGGAGVRGGGRSAHPGCSSSHSDGGRGQVVGSNEPQQAPQPPRRPPPSESQSPSSTNYFSPRDGAGAAAAGAAGDGGGGGGARDTPSYCTPSGGEEAFLHRGGGEGEEEELMYHQRKAGRGGGGGGRRRKKSISASEQEVGVSDRFGVSSYQDGDGSAMAPRRRPAYSQPSIVPRKQWVVVKAERVEDDDLLVVSGEEGGEDEEEEEEEEEEEDDDERETALERERERSDFNISNVRSLSAELGGGAEADLDSQVDYCRSPEDYLKFEGSLMDPTVGQHQNPSAGRAVSALLGQVQHAAAAARTQLLPLDMQGNQILLYSQAPGLSLDPAVPPPGGAGLEHGAVHLSVQSALGADCMDGGGGVGVGGGGGGGSGRLFMCHCGKTFTHKSMRDRHVNMHLDLRPFHCPVCAKRFKMKHHLTEHMKTHTGLRPYGCPRCARTFMWRDSFMRHRSHCEGRGGEASSSPRLHLAAGEGGGGGGHSGVAAAGSSRSSSGNMGGVVSQSPGQGPGGFGGLGPGLGPGPGREDDGCDVSVT; the protein is encoded by the exons ATGCAGTCCCTGCCCATGGAAgtgggaagcagcagcagcagcagcagcagcgccgccCCGAGAGACCCGTCCGGCCCGGTGCTGCAGGTCTGCTTCCCCAGCGCCCGGGCCTCGGTGCTGGACGGCCTGAACCGGCAGCGAGAAGACGGCCGGCTCTGCGACCTCTCCATCCACGTCCAGGGACGGGTGTTCAGAGCCCACCGGTGCGTCCTGGCCGCCTCCTCGCCGTACTTCCACGACCAG GTGCTCCTGAAGGACATGTCTTCGGTCTCCATCCCGGCGGCGATGGACCCGCTGGCCTTCGAGGGCGTGCTCAGCTGCGCCTACACCGGGGAGCTCCGGATGCTGCGCGAGGACGTCGTTAACTACCTGACGGTGGGCAGCGTCCTGCAGATGTGGGACATCGTGGACAAATGCACcgagctgctgaaggagggGCGGGCCGGCGCAGCGGGCGGCGCGTCGGGCGGGGCCGGCGTCAGAGGAGGCGGAAGGTCGGCTCACCCCGGGTGCAGCAGCAGTCACAGCGACGGCGGGCGGGGCCAGGTCGTAGGCTCCAACGAGCCCCAGCAGGCCCCTcagcccccccgccgcccccccccgagCGAGAGCCAGTCCCCCAGCAGCACCAACTACTTCAGCCCCAGAGACGGGGCCGGCGCCGCCGCGGCCGGAGCTGCAggtgacggcggcggcggcgggggggcacGCGACACCCCCAGTTACTGCACCCcgtctggaggagaggaagccttCCTCCACAGGGGGGGcggcgagggagaggaggaggagctgatgtACCACCAGAGGAAGgcgggaagaggaggaggaggaggagggaggaggaggaaaaaatcTATCTCTGCGTCGGAGCAAGAAGTCGGGGTCAGCGACCGCTTCGGGGTGTCCTCGTATCAG GACGGCGACGGGTCGGCGATGGCGCCGCGGAGGCGGCCCGCCTACAGCCAGCCCAGCATCGTGCCCCGGAAACAGTGGGTGGTGGTGAAAGCAGAACGCGTGGAGGACGACGACCTCCTCGTCGTCtccggggaggaggggggcgaagacgaggaggaggaggaggaggaggaggaggaggaagacgacgaCGAGCGAGAGACGGcgctggagagggagagggagagaagcgACTTCAACATCTCCAACGTCAGGAGCCTTTCGGCCGAGCTGGGGGGCGGAGCCGAGGCAGACCTGGACTCGCAG gTGGACTACTGCCGCTCTCCGGAAGACTACCTCAAGTTTGAAGGCAGTTTAATGGACCCGACCGTCGGCCAGCACCAGAACCCGAGCGCCGGCCGCGCCGTGTCGGCGCTGCTGGGGCAGGTTCAGCACGCCGCGGCGGCGGCCCGGACCCAGCTCCTCCCCCTGGACATGCAGGGGAACCAGATCCTCCTCTACAGCCAGGCCCCCGGCCTGTCCCTGGACCCCGCTGTCCCTCCCCCGGGCGGCGCCGGCCTGGAGCACGGCGCCGTCCACCTGTCGGTGCAGAGCGCTTTGGGAGCGGACTGCATGGACGGCGGCgggggggtcggggtcgggggcgggggcggggggggctccggGAGGCTGTTCATGTGCCACTGTGGGAAGACGTTCACCCACAAGAGCATGCGGGACCGCCACGTCAACATGCACCTGGACCTGCGGCCCTTCCACTGCCCCGTCTGCGCCAAGCGCTTCAAGATGAAGCACCACCTCACGGAGCACATGAAGACGCACACCGGCCTCCGGCCCTACGGCTGCCCCCGCTGCGCCCGCACCTTCATGTGGCGGGACAGCTTCATGAGGCACCGCTCGCACTGCGAGGGGCGCGGCGGCGAGGCGTCGTCCTCCCCGCGCCTCCACCTGGCTGCAggcgagggagggggaggggggggc CACAGCGGCGTGGCGGCAGCAGGAAGTAGCCGCAGTAGTAGCGGAAACATGGGAGGGGTCGTCTCCCAGAGTCCAGGTCAGGGGCCGGGGGGGTTTGGGGGTCTGGGTCCAGgtctgggtccgggtccgggtcggGAGGACGACGGGTGTGACGTCAGCGTGACTTAA